TCCTCCTCGAGGCGAGTGCGGAGATGGAGATCCCGGTGCTGGCGACCGAGCAGTACGTCAAGGGGCTGGGAGAGACGATACCGGAGCTGAAGGAGAAGCTGCCGGCGGCGGCGATGGAGAAGATGACCTTCAGCTGCTGCGGTTGCGAGACCTTTCCAGATGAGCTCGCGCGGCTGAAGCGCCCTCAGGTCATTGTCACGGGGATGGAGACCCACGTCTGCGTGCTGCAAACCGTGCTGGAACTCCTGGATGACGGGTACGTCGTCCATGTGGTGACCGACGCGGTGCTGAGCCGGCGCAAGGAGAACTGGAAGACGGCCCTGAAGACGCTCGCCGCAGCCGGTGCGGTCCTCACCACGACGGAGGCCGTCCTTTTCCAGTTGCTGCGGACCTCCGGGACCGACGAGTTCAAGAAGCTTTCGAAGCTGGTGCGCTAGATCGTCTGGCGCTTGATATAGCGGGCGAGGGCGCGGGCGCACTCCGGGGAGAGGTCGGTGAACTCGATCCCCACTCCTTCCTGCTGTGAGTGCTTATGCCGGTTCTTCGAAGTATTGAGCCAGGCAACTCTTCCTTTGGTCTGAATGATGGCACCGTCGGGATCGGGGAGGGGAAAGACCATCTCCAGCAGAACGTTCTTCTCCAGCTCGTGTGACGTCGCCAGATAGGCGCCGTTGTCGCTGATGTCGAGGATGTGCCCGGAGAGCGTCAGCCCGAAGATGCGGAAATTAGCCTTCATGCGGCAATTTAGCCGCTTCCCCCGCCTGTCGACGGCGGGGAGGAGCTGGCGGGCCATCTCCATGAAGATCTCCTTGTCCAGCGGCTTCGTCAGAAACCCGTCGCATCCGGCGGCCATGCAGACCGCCTTGTCCTTATCCTTCCCCTCCGAGGTGATGAGCACCACCCGGGTGCCCCGCAGCATCGGGTCGCTCTTGATGGCGGCGCACGACTCCGCGCCGTTCATGACCGGCATGTGCAGGTCCATGAATATCAGGTCCGGACGCTCCCTCTTCGCTACCCGCAGCGCCTCTGCACCATCCCTGGCCGTGAATATGGTCGCCGCGGAAGCCTGCAGGAAGTCCTTCTGCAACTCCACGAACATGCTCACATCGTCCACCACCAGCACTTTTACCGTCATTCAGATCCCCTGCGTGTTAATTTTTGTATCTGCCTCAAGCTGAACCCCATCCCCACCCTGTCCCTCCCCTTGAAAGGGAGGGGACGTGAGGGGGACGCTCCTCCTTGGAGGCCGCGCGCCATCTGCGACCACCTTAAACGGAAAGGGGAGGGCGCGGCCTGCGCTGCCCTCCCCCCATGGTGTCCCGCTGCCAGCCTCTACTTCTTCGTTGCCAGCGCCTTTGCAATGATGTCGTGGTTGAGCCAGAAGACCGGCGCCTTCGGCTCCCAGGAGGAGTTGAACATGAGGTAGCCGACTCCCTGGAACACGCCGCGGGAGAGGACTGCGCACACGATGTCTTTCGGGCTTTTGTTCATCGCCAGAAGCTGCGCGGAGCAGTCGAGCATGAACTCCTGCTGCTCAGGGGAGTTGTGCTGCGGCCAGCTTGCGAAGTCGCGCGTCGCGGTGACGAGCGGCGAGGAGAGATAGGCATTCGCCTTCTCCACCACGGACTCCAGCGTCTCTCCGTCCTGCAGGAGCTCCTGGCACTCGGCGCGCAGCTCCTCGAGCCCTTCCTGCTTCAGCGAGTCGAGGAGGGGGTAGAGGGAGAGCTCCACGCCGAGGAAGAGGGCGCTGGAATTCGTCTGGATCTCCGGGCAGTTGTACACGCTCGCCTTGATCCCTTTTTCCCACGCGGCAGCCGCCACGTCCTCGAGACGAATCTTCGCCCACCCCTGCAGGTAGGGGGTGTAGGACTGCCAGGTGTATTTCCCGTCCACGAGGACCTCGCAGCCGTGATAGCCGAATGCGGCGTA
The DNA window shown above is from Geomonas sp. RF6 and carries:
- a CDS encoding hydrolase, whose protein sequence is MSILEKFFLERSKTMLLVVDVQEKLSRVMDPAVLEKSTRNISILLEASAEMEIPVLATEQYVKGLGETIPELKEKLPAAAMEKMTFSCCGCETFPDELARLKRPQVIVTGMETHVCVLQTVLELLDDGYVVHVVTDAVLSRRKENWKTALKTLAAAGAVLTTTEAVLFQLLRTSGTDEFKKLSKLVR
- a CDS encoding response regulator; its protein translation is MTVKVLVVDDVSMFVELQKDFLQASAATIFTARDGAEALRVAKRERPDLIFMDLHMPVMNGAESCAAIKSDPMLRGTRVVLITSEGKDKDKAVCMAAGCDGFLTKPLDKEIFMEMARQLLPAVDRRGKRLNCRMKANFRIFGLTLSGHILDISDNGAYLATSHELEKNVLLEMVFPLPDPDGAIIQTKGRVAWLNTSKNRHKHSQQEGVGIEFTDLSPECARALARYIKRQTI